A portion of the Oreochromis niloticus isolate F11D_XX linkage group LG10, O_niloticus_UMD_NMBU, whole genome shotgun sequence genome contains these proteins:
- the castor2 gene encoding cytosolic arginine sensor for mTORC1 subunit 2, giving the protein MELHILEHSLKVASIEKEGIQICTHGLIKLAFLASKTRCKFFSLTETPEDYTIIVDEEGFKELPQSEHISVADATWVALNVVSGGSNTSTSQPIGVTKIAKSVIAPLADHNISVFMLSTYQTDFILVRERDLPMVMHTLSSEFTLFRVVNGETVAAHNLGVTNGFVKPKLVPRPIIHPLSSPSNMFCVTSLDPDTLPSVATLLMDVMFYSGGQKESGASSEDSNHIRFFSFSLIEGYISLVMDEQTTQRFPNNVLFTSASGELWKMVRIGGQPLGFDECGIVAQISEPLATADIPAYYISTFKFDHALVPEENIQSVIGALRTESAAQ; this is encoded by the exons ATGGAGCTTCATATTTTAGAGCACAGCTTGAAAGTGGCGAGTATAGAGAAAGAGGGGATCCAGATTTGCACTCACGGATTAATAAAACTCGCCTTCCTGGCCTCCAAAACAAG ATGCAAGTTTTTCAGTTTGACAGAGACTCCAGAGGACTACACCATCATCGTCGACGAGGAAGGCTTTAAAG AGCTGCCCCAGTCGGAGCACATCAGCGTTGCTGACGCCACGTGGGTGGCCCTTAACGTGGTGTCAGGAGGTAGCAACACATCCACTTCACAACCCATAGGAGTCACCAAAATTGCTAAATCAGTTATCGCACCACTGGCCGACCACaacatttctgttttcatgctgtCGACGTATCAGACGGACTTCATCCTG GTTCGAGAGCGAGACCTCCCGATGGTCATGCACACTCTGTCTTCCGAATTCACTTTGTTTCGAGTGGTCAATGGGGAGACTGTTGCTGCTCACAATCTGGGGGTGACCAATGGCTTTGTGAAACCAAAACTTG TGCCCCGTCCCATCATTCACCCCTTATCCAGTCCCAGCAACATGTTCTGTGTGACCAGCCTGGACCCAGACACACTGCCCTCTGTGGCCACTCTGCTCATGGACGTCATGTTTTACTCTGGAGG GCAAAAAGAGTCTGGAGCATCCAGTGAAGACTCAAACCACATCCgcttcttctccttctccctGATCGAGGGCTACATCTCTCTGGTCATGGATGAACAGACAACACAAAG gttTCCAAACAATGTACTTTTTACCAGCGCCTCTGGTGAGCTTTGGAAAATGGTTCGAATTGGAGGGCAACCTTTAGGATTTG ATGAGTGCGGCATCGTGGCTCAAATATCAGAACCGCTGGCGACGGCTGACATTCCAGCTTACTACATTAGCACCTTCAAGTTTGACCATGCCCTG GTTCCTGAAGAAAACATCCAAAGTGTGATTGGCGCGCTGCGGACTGAGAGTGCTGCACAGTGA